One genomic region from Leptolyngbyaceae cyanobacterium JSC-12 encodes:
- a CDS encoding N-acetylmuramoyl-L-alanine amidase (IMG reference gene:2510097740~PFAM: N-acetylmuramoyl-L-alanine amidase) — translation MLQVTQGPQSPVLVQQRFSILGTASTTYAGQTLTIVVDGRFRTTGPEIRPNGTWQVDFLFQEPGNRRLRLEVGTDSTEIVIPVVTSLPEAQRLRFTQIPTRIPVQQATVVEGTADNYPDGTELQLRADRQFELARPRVEAGRWRATIGFNQPGRRVIEIRTLDGQQRAEIEIDVVAIQPRPPRVSFTNPPQRVREEETVVLTGGAENYNDGDQLILRVDQRLELARPRVQDQKWQANTLFRQAGNRLIEIIGSEQDKAQFVLEVVAAPPSSFQILARSAWTSNPTPSSLPNFTPRRITIHHTALSAAPSANATQEQDAARMRVIWNSHVNGNGWSDIGYHFIIMPSGRVFSARSELKRGAHDVINDGLGVAFDGIYTSATINQKMFDAAVALCTVLCRRYGIKNTVTPVPTATADFGTRNLPLILGHRDRVATQCPGTEGGKTVRLSEIRAAVNAQLQ, via the coding sequence ATGCTTCAGGTAACTCAAGGTCCACAAAGTCCTGTGCTTGTGCAACAGCGGTTTTCAATTTTAGGCACCGCATCAACCACCTATGCTGGACAAACCCTCACCATCGTTGTGGATGGACGCTTTAGAACGACGGGTCCGGAAATTCGCCCCAATGGCACCTGGCAAGTTGACTTTTTGTTTCAAGAGCCAGGAAATCGGCGATTACGGCTAGAAGTTGGCACAGACAGCACTGAGATTGTAATCCCAGTGGTTACCTCACTCCCAGAAGCCCAACGACTACGATTTACCCAAATCCCTACCCGCATTCCTGTGCAGCAAGCTACTGTGGTGGAAGGGACGGCTGATAATTATCCCGATGGAACTGAGCTACAACTACGGGCGGATCGGCAATTTGAACTGGCGCGTCCCAGAGTGGAAGCTGGCAGGTGGCGGGCTACCATTGGCTTCAACCAACCAGGAAGGCGAGTGATTGAGATTCGCACCCTAGATGGACAACAACGGGCAGAGATTGAAATTGATGTAGTAGCCATCCAGCCGCGTCCACCTCGGGTTAGTTTTACTAATCCCCCCCAACGTGTGCGAGAAGAGGAAACCGTGGTGCTAACTGGAGGAGCCGAGAACTATAATGATGGGGATCAACTGATTCTGCGGGTAGATCAACGACTGGAACTGGCGCGTCCCCGAGTGCAAGACCAAAAATGGCAAGCGAATACACTGTTTCGGCAGGCGGGCAATCGGTTGATTGAGATTATTGGCTCAGAGCAGGATAAAGCTCAATTTGTATTAGAGGTGGTTGCGGCTCCGCCCAGTTCCTTCCAAATTTTGGCGCGGAGTGCCTGGACAAGTAACCCTACGCCATCCAGCTTGCCAAATTTCACTCCCAGGCGCATCACCATTCACCATACGGCGCTAAGTGCAGCGCCGTCAGCCAATGCTACGCAGGAACAGGATGCGGCTCGAATGCGGGTGATTTGGAATAGTCATGTGAATGGTAATGGTTGGTCGGATATTGGCTACCACTTCATCATCATGCCCAGCGGACGGGTATTTTCGGCGCGATCAGAATTGAAGCGAGGTGCACACGATGTGATTAATGATGGGCTAGGAGTTGCATTTGATGGAATCTATACATCTGCGACGATTAACCAGAAGATGTTTGATGCGGCGGTGGCGCTGTGTACGGTACTGTGTCGTCGCTATGGGATCAAAAATACGGTTACCCCCGTTCCGACTGCAACGGCTGATTTTGGTACCCGCAATTTACCGTTGATTTTGGGGCACCGCGATCGCGTGGCAACGCAATGCCCTGGCACTGAAGGTGGGAAAACTGTGCGGTTATCCGAAATTCGCGCAGCTGTCAATGCTCAGTTGCAATAA
- a CDS encoding TIGR00725 family protein (IMG reference gene:2510097741~TIGRFAM: TIGR00725 family protein), translating to MGRVIIGVMGPGEGATPLEMQVAYELGRRIAESGWVLLTGGRNAGVMDAVNRGAKSAGGLTVGILPGSDRAHLSEAVDIPIVTGIGNARNVINVLSSDVVIACGMGAGTASEVAIALKIGKPVVLLKVFQEGVQFFETLACGSLFVADNVDSAMAIVVSLLPDSL from the coding sequence ATGGGTCGAGTGATCATTGGGGTTATGGGACCAGGGGAAGGGGCAACACCATTAGAGATGCAAGTTGCTTACGAATTGGGGCGGCGAATTGCAGAGTCAGGTTGGGTGTTGCTTACGGGTGGGCGGAATGCCGGAGTTATGGATGCAGTGAACCGAGGTGCGAAGAGTGCGGGTGGCTTAACGGTGGGAATTTTGCCAGGCAGCGATCGCGCCCATCTATCAGAAGCTGTGGATATTCCCATCGTCACAGGCATAGGCAATGCGCGGAACGTGATTAATGTGTTATCGAGTGATGTAGTGATTGCCTGTGGCATGGGTGCGGGGACGGCTTCGGAAGTAGCGATTGCACTGAAAATTGGAAAACCTGTTGTACTGTTAAAGGTATTTCAGGAAGGGGTTCAGTTTTTTGAAACGTTAGCCTGTGGTTCGCTATTTGTAGCCGATAATGTAGACAGTGCGATGGCGATCGTCGTTTCTCTTCTTCCTGATTCTCTTTAA
- a CDS encoding dehydrogenase of unknown specificity (IMG reference gene:2510097738~PFAM: short chain dehydrogenase): protein MKGKKVLVTGGTGGLGLGVTPLVLAQGADVTIPYRNAQEVERLKSYLPPGDFARIQFFPVDLMNEVAVQELVNTMGRVDALIHLVGGFSMGKTHEYPLEQWQRDFDLNLTTTFLVCKHSLQKMLEFGYGRIVTVGSRGAMEPGGQLAAYCASKAGVVALTKAIADETKGTNITANVVLPSIIDTPANRAAMGPENASQWVKPESLGHVICFLASEAAKDIRGAAIPVYGSV from the coding sequence ATGAAAGGGAAAAAAGTACTGGTGACAGGAGGCACAGGTGGGTTGGGCTTGGGCGTAACACCTCTGGTTCTAGCTCAGGGTGCAGATGTTACGATTCCATATCGCAATGCTCAAGAAGTAGAACGGTTGAAAAGCTACCTGCCGCCTGGGGATTTTGCTCGAATTCAATTTTTTCCAGTTGACTTGATGAATGAAGTCGCTGTGCAAGAGTTAGTCAATACCATGGGACGGGTGGATGCGCTGATTCATCTGGTGGGCGGGTTCTCAATGGGTAAAACCCACGAATATCCCCTGGAACAGTGGCAACGTGACTTTGACCTGAACCTGACTACCACTTTTCTCGTCTGCAAGCACAGCCTGCAAAAAATGCTGGAATTTGGCTATGGGCGGATTGTCACTGTTGGCTCGCGGGGTGCAATGGAACCAGGCGGACAACTGGCAGCCTATTGTGCCTCAAAAGCAGGGGTGGTGGCGCTGACTAAGGCGATCGCTGATGAAACTAAAGGGACTAACATTACAGCGAATGTTGTGCTTCCCAGCATTATCGACACACCTGCCAACCGCGCTGCAATGGGCCCAGAAAATGCATCGCAATGGGTCAAGCCAGAATCGTTAGGACATGTCATTTGCTTCCTTGCCTCCGAAGCCGCCAAAGATATCCGAGGTGCTGCTATTCCTGTATACGGCAGCGTTTGA
- a CDS encoding hypothetical protein (IMG reference gene:2510097742), whose amino-acid sequence MPENISKEDFLYPIGRYRGEFTPEQLAFNSNLQEFAQRVSLICGLETGGKISSEEAYEQIKQLWKDLKRSKKELLEQTRPEPPELPEDEGD is encoded by the coding sequence ATGCCAGAAAATATCAGCAAAGAGGATTTCTTGTACCCCATTGGACGGTATCGGGGAGAGTTTACGCCAGAGCAATTAGCATTTAACTCAAATCTGCAAGAATTCGCCCAGCGTGTTTCATTAATTTGTGGCTTGGAAACGGGTGGCAAAATCTCTTCAGAAGAAGCATATGAGCAGATTAAGCAATTGTGGAAAGATTTAAAGCGATCGAAGAAGGAATTGTTAGAGCAAACCAGACCTGAACCGCCCGAACTTCCAGAGGATGAGGGAGATTAG
- a CDS encoding UDP-N-Acetylglucosamine 2-epimerase (IMG reference gene:2510097743~PFAM: UDP-N-acetylglucosamine 2-epimerase~TIGRFAM: UDP-N-acetylglucosamine 2-epimerase), producing the protein MQTPIPIGIIVGTRPEAIKMAPVIQRFRAAPEFDTQVILTGQHREMVDQVMGLFGLVANHDLAIMQPKQTLTDITSRSLHGLEALFKQLQLQLVLVQGDTTTAFAAALAAFYQQIPVGHVEAGLRTDNLYNPYPEEANRRLISQLTLLHFAPTTLSVDHLQQSRVPGTIHQTGNTVIDALLSVANRHPACNVPGLDWNQYRVILSTVHRRENWGEPLLDIAEGFLRVLDKFPDTALLLPLHRNPTVREPLKEKLGNHPRVFLTEPLDYGELVGAIQRSELLLTDSGGLQEEAPSLGKPVLVLRETTERPEAVTAGTAKLVGTNPDRILEIAANLLSDRAAYDAMAKAVNPFGDGKASDRILQIVKQYFHL; encoded by the coding sequence ATGCAGACCCCTATTCCCATCGGCATCATTGTCGGAACCCGTCCTGAAGCAATCAAAATGGCTCCGGTAATCCAACGGTTCCGTGCTGCTCCTGAGTTTGATACGCAGGTGATTTTGACCGGGCAACATCGTGAAATGGTGGATCAGGTAATGGGATTGTTTGGGCTAGTGGCTAATCATGATTTGGCAATTATGCAACCCAAACAAACGCTGACAGATATTACCAGCCGCAGTTTGCACGGATTAGAAGCCTTGTTCAAACAGCTTCAGTTGCAATTGGTGCTAGTACAGGGAGACACAACCACTGCCTTTGCTGCGGCTCTGGCTGCCTTCTATCAACAAATTCCCGTGGGACACGTAGAAGCGGGATTACGGACTGATAATCTCTATAATCCTTATCCAGAGGAAGCCAACCGTCGCCTGATTTCCCAACTGACCCTACTGCACTTTGCTCCAACGACTTTATCCGTTGACCATCTGCAACAATCACGAGTGCCAGGCACGATTCATCAAACTGGTAACACTGTGATCGATGCCTTGCTTTCCGTCGCAAATCGTCATCCAGCGTGTAATGTTCCTGGCTTGGATTGGAACCAATATCGGGTGATTCTCTCAACCGTGCATCGGCGAGAAAATTGGGGCGAACCGCTGCTCGATATTGCAGAAGGTTTTTTGCGAGTGCTGGATAAGTTTCCAGATACAGCACTACTGTTGCCCCTGCACCGCAACCCCACGGTACGAGAACCCTTAAAAGAAAAATTGGGTAATCATCCCCGTGTATTTTTGACGGAACCGCTGGATTATGGCGAACTGGTAGGAGCTATTCAGCGGAGTGAACTACTGCTGACTGATTCCGGAGGATTGCAGGAAGAAGCTCCCAGTTTGGGAAAACCTGTGCTGGTGTTGCGGGAGACTACAGAACGCCCGGAAGCGGTGACTGCAGGAACAGCGAAACTTGTAGGGACGAATCCGGATCGCATCCTGGAAATTGCTGCCAACCTTTTGAGCGATCGCGCTGCCTATGATGCTATGGCAAAAGCGGTAAATCCATTTGGCGATGGAAAAGCCAGCGATCGCATTCTTCAGATTGTCAAACAGTACTTCCACCTTTAG
- a CDS encoding response regulator containing a CheY-like receiver domain and an HTH DNA-binding domain (IMG reference gene:2510097739~PFAM: Response regulator receiver domain; Bacterial regulatory proteins, luxR family) gives MAGQLLLVDDEPGLREAVQAYLEDSGFTVDVASNAREGLDLARQKLPDLVITDIMMPQVDGYQFLQQLREEPQFKSLPVVFLTARGMTSDRIQGYNAGCDAYLSKPFDPDELVAIVNNLLGKSANRTGDDEVHNIADLARQIADIKSMLTQRGAIAQTPSPIKLDLTPREQSVLDLVVDGLMNKEIARRLETSVRNVEKYVSRLFVKTGTNSRTELVRFALEHGLTKGS, from the coding sequence ATGGCTGGTCAACTGTTGCTGGTCGATGATGAGCCAGGTTTGCGAGAAGCGGTGCAGGCATACTTGGAGGATAGCGGCTTTACTGTGGATGTTGCCAGTAATGCGCGTGAGGGGCTGGATCTGGCGCGCCAGAAGCTGCCCGACCTGGTGATTACTGACATCATGATGCCGCAGGTCGATGGTTATCAGTTTTTGCAACAGTTGCGGGAAGAACCTCAGTTCAAATCTTTGCCTGTGGTATTTCTCACGGCTCGCGGCATGACTTCTGATCGCATCCAGGGCTATAACGCTGGATGTGATGCCTATCTCTCCAAGCCGTTTGACCCGGATGAACTGGTTGCCATTGTCAACAATCTGCTGGGCAAAAGCGCTAATCGCACTGGGGATGATGAAGTCCACAACATTGCAGACTTGGCACGACAGATTGCTGATATCAAATCTATGCTGACCCAGCGCGGCGCGATCGCCCAAACACCCAGCCCCATCAAACTGGATCTCACTCCTCGTGAACAGAGTGTTTTAGACCTGGTAGTGGATGGCTTAATGAATAAAGAAATTGCCCGTCGCTTGGAAACCAGCGTTCGCAACGTGGAGAAGTACGTCAGCCGCTTGTTTGTCAAAACGGGTACCAACAGCCGCACAGAACTCGTGCGCTTTGCGCTGGAACATGGACTCACGAAGGGCAGTTAA
- a CDS encoding CAAX amino terminal protease family (IMG reference gene:2510097736~PFAM: CAAX amino terminal protease family), translated as MLLKILKFTCLGPIEKFRNRSSVLMRINLSTPFHDRSFLQIAHTGRNTVWRYVLGILLAITFWFVGYVYVGMPIATAIAPYLPFSRREILSTEIEDKFDPIVVHSSGISYISSHIAFAFLGIGILVAVKLLHRRPMLTLISPDASLRGKRFLLGFSLWFACACLQTLMEFLLHPTVFVWNFQPLNWLVFLPLALLLTPIQTSGEELLFRGYLLQGMGLIVQQPIALIGLVSLPFALVHFNNPEMGRGALWIALTYFLMAVFLTVITLKDNRLELALGVHAANNLFVVLLVNTPDSVLQTPAIVLQQVPTDPRITLAGMLIFTLGFYHLLFGRQRGG; from the coding sequence ATGCTATTGAAGATATTAAAGTTTACTTGTCTCGGCCCTATCGAAAAATTTCGTAATAGATCCTCTGTCTTGATGCGTATCAATCTTTCCACCCCCTTTCACGATCGAAGCTTTTTACAGATTGCCCATACAGGACGAAATACTGTATGGCGGTATGTATTGGGCATTTTGTTAGCAATCACCTTCTGGTTTGTTGGGTATGTCTATGTCGGAATGCCAATTGCAACGGCGATCGCACCGTATCTTCCATTTAGTAGAAGGGAGATTCTTTCAACTGAAATAGAAGATAAGTTTGATCCAATTGTTGTTCATTCTTCAGGAATTTCTTATATTTCAAGCCACATTGCGTTTGCATTTCTTGGTATTGGAATTTTGGTGGCAGTGAAGCTACTGCATCGACGACCAATGCTAACCTTAATCAGCCCAGATGCATCGTTGAGAGGAAAACGTTTTTTGCTTGGGTTTAGCCTCTGGTTTGCCTGCGCCTGTTTACAAACCTTGATGGAATTTCTCCTGCATCCAACGGTGTTTGTCTGGAATTTTCAACCGTTGAACTGGTTGGTTTTTCTGCCATTGGCGCTGTTATTAACACCAATTCAAACCTCCGGAGAAGAGTTATTGTTTCGTGGGTATCTGTTACAGGGCATGGGACTTATTGTTCAGCAACCAATCGCGCTGATTGGGTTGGTCAGTTTGCCGTTCGCGCTCGTGCATTTTAACAATCCAGAGATGGGGCGAGGTGCCTTGTGGATTGCCCTAACATACTTTCTCATGGCGGTGTTTTTGACCGTGATCACCCTCAAGGACAATCGGTTAGAACTGGCGTTAGGAGTTCATGCTGCCAATAATTTGTTTGTGGTGTTGCTGGTGAATACCCCCGATTCTGTTTTGCAAACACCAGCGATCGTCTTACAACAAGTCCCTACTGATCCCAGAATTACATTGGCAGGAATGTTAATCTTCACGCTTGGGTTCTATCACTTGTTGTTTGGTAGGCAGAGGGGAGGGTAA
- a CDS encoding hypothetical protein (IMG reference gene:2510097744): MALSQSPSLRNAYGLLMVKSFLIWMFTLAVCLLVVGFPLVILMVTVGSLLAVILQAVIPMSSVLLVAGGIIGLNILAVILGAAMLTFKGVHPDQVHWLRWLQGEEDPSNTSVYASCPLTCAIRE; the protein is encoded by the coding sequence ATGGCTCTCTCTCAAAGTCCAAGTTTGAGAAACGCTTACGGCTTGTTGATGGTAAAAAGCTTTTTAATCTGGATGTTTACGTTAGCAGTCTGCTTGCTTGTGGTTGGATTTCCGCTCGTCATTTTGATGGTTACGGTCGGCTCTCTTCTTGCTGTGATTCTTCAGGCTGTCATCCCAATGAGTTCGGTCTTGCTTGTTGCGGGTGGCATTATTGGATTAAACATCCTGGCAGTAATACTTGGGGCAGCAATGTTAACGTTCAAGGGTGTTCATCCTGATCAAGTTCATTGGCTCCGCTGGCTCCAAGGTGAAGAAGATCCAAGTAATACGTCGGTTTATGCCTCCTGCCCATTGACCTGTGCAATTCGAGAGTAG
- a CDS encoding hypothetical protein (IMG reference gene:2510097735), translating into MNHYAAQWIDDWCRDNGWTDWFIERSRYWGFPPNAVMPVPIPQQALRMIKAQRGLCFEERIWSIAAVISAGMGGLLSYFLASPMPLVASFAFCAVVVARMDDEEV; encoded by the coding sequence ATGAATCACTACGCAGCCCAATGGATTGATGATTGGTGCCGTGATAACGGATGGACTGATTGGTTCATCGAGCGTTCCAGGTATTGGGGCTTTCCCCCTAATGCTGTGATGCCTGTACCCATTCCTCAACAAGCCTTGAGAATGATCAAAGCTCAGCGAGGGTTATGTTTTGAAGAGCGAATTTGGAGTATTGCAGCCGTTATAAGTGCTGGCATGGGAGGTTTGTTGAGCTATTTTCTAGCTTCTCCGATGCCTCTGGTCGCCTCGTTTGCATTTTGCGCTGTGGTAGTAGCGCGAATGGATGACGAAGAGGTTTAG
- a CDS encoding putative amidophosphoribosyltransferase (IMG reference gene:2510097737~TIGRFAM: comF family protein), which translates to MGTLAEKDFPFCMLKRLGWGLNQWLGLVAESPCPLCQRSSPHLFCLDCQRQVQQCQLAAPGWNRSGTLPVFAWGQYGGGLKRAIAAMKYHNQPHLATPLGLWMGQTWNQIEQGLQRAIVVPIPMHNAKQQERGFNQAELLARSFCRVVGLPLELNGLQRVRATEAQFRLSTAERQQNLKDAFSLGATFLKCPPLCPVLLLDDIYTTGATAYSAAQTLRAYGIRVKGIIVLAIATYENSNAAVYRNSSTSDIFGGFGGKEANDMS; encoded by the coding sequence ATGGGCACACTTGCTGAAAAAGATTTTCCATTTTGTATGCTCAAGCGGTTGGGATGGGGGCTAAATCAGTGGTTGGGGTTGGTGGCAGAGTCACCGTGTCCCTTGTGTCAGCGTTCTTCACCCCATCTGTTTTGTCTGGATTGTCAACGGCAAGTGCAACAATGCCAGCTTGCTGCACCGGGTTGGAATCGATCAGGGACTTTGCCTGTGTTTGCCTGGGGACAATACGGCGGTGGGCTAAAGCGGGCGATCGCTGCGATGAAGTATCACAATCAGCCACACTTGGCGACTCCCTTAGGTTTGTGGATGGGGCAAACGTGGAATCAGATTGAGCAGGGATTGCAGAGGGCGATCGTTGTTCCCATCCCAATGCACAATGCCAAGCAACAAGAACGAGGGTTTAATCAGGCAGAGTTGCTTGCCAGAAGCTTTTGTCGCGTCGTGGGTTTACCGCTAGAACTGAATGGGCTGCAACGAGTTCGGGCAACGGAGGCGCAGTTCCGGTTATCTACCGCAGAACGACAGCAAAACTTGAAGGATGCATTTTCGTTGGGAGCCACTTTCCTGAAATGTCCACCCTTGTGCCCAGTGTTGCTGTTGGATGATATCTATACCACAGGTGCAACTGCTTACTCAGCCGCGCAGACTTTACGGGCATACGGAATTCGGGTTAAGGGAATCATTGTACTGGCGATCGCAACATACGAGAACTCAAACGCTGCCGTATACAGGAATAGCAGCACCTCGGATATCTTTGGCGGCTTCGGAGGCAAGGAAGCAAATGACATGTCCTAA